The sequence GCTTATCCCCTAGACACAAGATGATAGCACATTGAGCCTTTTCTAGAACATCAGCCCTTTCCTTCTCATTCAAAAAAGATGACATCTCCTCCTTTGATTTCAAAGCTTCTCCAAGACCTTGCTGAACCAGAATAGCTTTCATCTTAATTCTCCACAGGGCAAAATCATTCTTTCCCGTGAACTTCTCTATATCGAATTTCATTAATCCCATTGCATCCAAGATTCCCACGGACGGCGCCACTGTTAGGAATTAATCTTTACAAACTCACGAGATGATCTTTAACCCAAAACACACCAATCTTTAGGAATCCCAACTCAAAACCAGCACTTAACAGAAAATCAAGACAATAAGCAATAAAAGAATCAACAACAGAGTTACGTGGTTCGGCTATGAACCAGCCTACATCCACGGGAGGgtattcttttattcaaacaaCAATTCCAGATACAAGTCTTTCTTTGCGTGCCTCGAAATACAATTACAAAGAGATTTACTCAGATGAGGAATACAGAACAATCTTCCAGAGATTTACTTCCCTCTTTGTGTTCTTTCTTGTTCTTCAGCTGATCCTCTCGTAATCTTCCTTTTCGATTCTTGAAGGAAACTCTCCAATCTGATAAGTTGTGTTCTTAGCTCTGTACCCTCTCAACTGTCGACTGTTTCCTCTTTATAGAGTTTGTTGGACAGTTTTGAGACTTTATTTTAACCGGTCTCTGAACTTGGATTTCCCTTTAACTTTGCTATTGATATAGACTCTCCAAGCCCAAGTCCAATACCCGGCCCACTGAATTTTTAACTCATCAACATTTGCAGACATTCTTCTACACATATAAAAGCCGACGTTGATAATTTTCAATCAAGATCACCTGAGatggtttttatttatttataagtaTTTGTTTTCTAATCTAGCTAATTCTCAAAATATACATCACATACAGgaaattaaaatgaaaatatatagATTCTATACACAAAGAATATCCATGCATGATATTATACGCCATAGGTGAGCCTGAGCCAAGATGAGATGATTATCATATCAAACCTTAATTTTGTTACTAAATATAATTCTAATGGATAATACCTAGAGATACATAAGAATATGCTGCGTCGAAATGTTACCTTTTCGAGACGGCGGTGTTTAACAAGGGCCCAGTCCGTCATTTTGGCAGCACCAACCACCATGAAGACATAACCTGCAATGGTTTGTGTTGCGACGTTGAAGCCTAGCCACTGATAAATCTCGGTCGTGTAGTTTGCACAGGTAACTAAGTTGAACAAAAAGCCACGTGGTATTTGGTAGCCGCCACTTGCATCAGAACCCCGAAGATTTCTCAACATGAGGTGACAATAGAAGTTTGAAATTTGACAAAGCAAACCGAACCCAAAACCAATCTTCATCTGGAGATCATTGACAGGTGTGTACAGTGGGTGATTGACATAATATGCAATCCAAGCACCAAAAGTCCAGTAATAAGCACAGTTTCGGAAGACATTTGCAATTGGTGAAGTTGCATGACTAAAGCGATGAACCAAAAAGGTTTCCATAATACGTTTGAAGTAATGGAAACACCAGTAATACATGGCATATGTCTGAACTTGGTGAATGACACGCTCCTCCTTGTAGCCAAAGAAACGGTACACGGGATAGTAGTAGAAAATAGGATAGAGAATCAGCGGACCCAAATACTCCCAGAAGAAAAGGGTACTGTACTTAACTTGTGGACCCAAATCCTTAAAAACTACAATGAATTGGTCATTGTTCCCATCAGTGTACTCTTTCAGACTCTTTTTATAGTTAAGGACAATGGGTTTCTCCTTCGATCCGGGTGGGAGAGGGAGGGTCAATCGCTGTCTTGCGGGATAGAATTTTTTTGCTGTTGGCAGAATACAAAGTATATATTAGAGCACCAGGCAAATGaggaaaaacaacaaaataaaaaagaatattaaaataaaccATGAAGAGCTCTCTAATTGAACTATCGATTAATGGGTGTTCTATCATTCAATGGCACAACCACATAAAACAAATAACGTATATAAGTTCTGTTGtgcaaaatcaaataaaatagaaTCACAACAGTTTCTAGCTAAGGACCCAATACAATTAAGAGATAGAATATTTCATTTCACGTCTATAAAAGATTCCAACCAGTTTACATGTTTATTGCAACATAACTCCCAATTCTCTGAGTTTGCATAGTTCCTCTGTTATATCATCTTATAAGACCATATGTATCAATCCCAAGAGATCTTTTAAGCCCTTCTCTTTTCCCATTTACCAATTTAGCTAGCTTATAATGCAGCATTATTGGATTGTAATCCAAACTTGTGGCTGATGAATGCGCCTTTATATATGTTCATGAAAGACAagatgcaaaataaataaacacaatAAACTCATCAAATCATCCCAAATCAAAGTAATAAGATAAAACAAAATACATGCAACTTACTTCGCTTGTAAATCGCCTCCTGCAAATCAGCAACAGTGGGCTGCAATCAACACCAAATCACAAGCTTAATATTTTGAACACAACCCCTGTTCTATATCAATGACTAAGCCACGAGACTAAAGATTCGAACCCAAATTCTCAAAAACAGAACAATCAATAGAGCATGCAGACAAAAACATCCACACAAAGTCGAAATCAAGAAAGAGGACGAAGCTAGAACACACCGAATCACTGAGCTCCAAGCCTCCCTTCACGAATTCTCGCCCGCTACGAGTGGTGACGGTCACCTTCATCTTGCTGTTCTTCGCTTCTTTCTCCCCTAGCAAGATCTGAATTCGGAAACACTCCGAGATGGGCATATTTATGAAGGAGCTGATGACTGCATGGGAAATGTGTTGGTGCTAATAAATGCCTCTATTACGTCACCAAATTCAATTTATCCGGAAAATTGTCATAAAATCTGCAAAAGTAAACGTAAATTTTTTGTCAAACATGCATTTGAGCTTCCTAACacacattatttttttatttgaactttCCATAtgtgtatatttatatatttaccgTGTTTGTCTTCTTCTCAAAGTGGTTTAAACTTTCTCTCTCCTATATTGCATTGTGCATTTCATCCTAAGATTTTTTTAAGGATCATGCTACATGTACAAATTGGATTACAAGTTGGTTTACAAATTGCATTTGTAATTACAAAACTATCCTCCATAtctttttgaaagatttttttcaaataaagtatAGAAATAATTTTGtcaattcaattgtattttgtAACCCAACTTGTGATGTCATTTGTACATATAgcattttcctttttttaaactattttaaGGGTAATGTTACATGTACACGAAGgattacacgttgggttacataATGCACTTAAAATTATATGATTATCCTACATGCATTTTTGAAAGCTGGTTGTGTTATTTGTAATTTTGTCTCAAATGATGTTTTATCCTCCCATCATAATTCATAGTTCACTATATTTTCAACTAATTTTCCTTTTTCTATGTGTATAATAATAAAGTATAAACACATGATT comes from Henckelia pumila isolate YLH828 chromosome 4, ASM3356847v2, whole genome shotgun sequence and encodes:
- the LOC140866641 gene encoding very-long-chain enoyl-CoA reductase-like; protein product: MKVTVTTRSGREFVKGGLELSDSPTVADLQEAIYKRTKKFYPARQRLTLPLPPGSKEKPIVLNYKKSLKEYTDGNNDQFIVVFKDLGPQVKYSTLFFWEYLGPLILYPIFYYYPVYRFFGYKEERVIHQVQTYAMYYWCFHYFKRIMETFLVHRFSHATSPIANVFRNCAYYWTFGAWIAYYVNHPLYTPVNDLQMKIGFGFGLLCQISNFYCHLMLRNLRGSDASGGYQIPRGFLFNLVTCANYTTEIYQWLGFNVATQTIAGYVFMVVGAAKMTDWALVKHRRLEKLFDGKEGRPKYPRRWVILPPFL